From Pristiophorus japonicus isolate sPriJap1 chromosome 7, sPriJap1.hap1, whole genome shotgun sequence, one genomic window encodes:
- the LOC139266871 gene encoding 4-galactosyl-N-acetylglucosaminide 3-alpha-L-fucosyltransferase 9-like, whose protein sequence is MLRKEKIFADGGKRAKTSGHIMTSVSNKGILRILLISIYILGCLLTLLLLYVNPSNTWIYGPTSVQRMPTENETIVLIWLWPFGQSFMLNSCQFEFNIHDCYLTVNRNLYSKSHAVLIHHGDIRRDGSNMPTQPRPAFQKWVWMNLESPTHTPKKTGLDQLFNLTLTYRRDSDIQVPYGSLTKNNIPLAFELPSKSNLVCWVVSNWNSDHARVKYYNELYKYIKIIIYGQFLWQRLSDKSLIPTISNCKFYLAFENSIHEDYITEKLYNALLAGTVPVVLGPSRENYENYIPADSFIHVDDFISAKELADYLHMLNDNEDLYMRYFKWRKYYTVRMAHFWNEHACSVCENIKQHQEYKSLSSLEKWFWD, encoded by the coding sequence GACACATTATGACATCAGTATCTAATAAAGGGATTTTACGCATCTTGTTAATTTCCATCTACATTTTGGGCTGTCTTTTAACCTTGTTGTTGCTGTATGTCAATCCATCCAACACCTGGATTTATGGTCCAACCTCAGTTCAACGCATGCCTACGGAGAATGAAACTATTGTGCTCATTTGGCTGTGGCCTTTTGGTCAGTCATTTATGCTCAATTCTTGTCAATTTGAGTTCAACATCCATGACTGTTACTTGACTGTAAATAGGAACCTGTACAGCAAATCTCACGCTGTCCTTATCCACCATGGGGATATCAGACGCGATGGGTCCAACATGCCCACGCAGCCTCGGCCAGCATTTCAGAAATGGGTTTGGATGAATCTGGAGTCACCTACCCACACTCCAAAAAAGACTGGGCTCGACCAACTCTTCAACCTGACCTTGACATATCGGCGGGACTCAGATATCCAAGTGCCTTATGGGTCTCTGACAAAgaacaacattccattagcttttgaaTTGCCTAGTAAAAGCAATCTAGTGTGTTGGGTTGTAAGCAACTGGAACTCTGATCATGCCAGAGTGAAGTATTACAATGAACTCTATAAATACATTAAAATCATAATTTACGGTCAATTTCTCTGGCAACGCCTGAGCGATAAAAGTTTGATCCCTACAATATCTAATTGTAAGTTCTACCTTGCCTTTGAAAACTCGATACATGAAGATTATATAACTGAAAAACTCTACAACGCTTTGCTTGCAGGCACGGTGCCTGTGGTCCTGGGGCCATCTAGAGAAAACTATGAAAATTACATTCCAGCCGATTCTTTCATTCATGTGGATGATTTTATTTCAGCTAAAGAGCTTGCAGATTACCTGCACATGCTGAATGATAATGAAGACTTGTACATGCGTTATTTCAAATGGAGGAAATACTACACAGTGAGGATGGCTCATTTCTGGAATGAACATGCATGTAGTGTCTGTGAGAATATAAAACAACATCAAGAATATAAATCACTTTCCAGTTTAGAGAAATGGTTTTGGGATTGA